The [Pseudomonas] carboxydohydrogena genome includes a window with the following:
- a CDS encoding glycosyltransferase family 39 protein — MRFTSLIVELVRAKPRWILWSAVLALALLWLLVPAALYLSPPGDAPTVLAFGREYQVGTALGPPLSFWLADIAFRAVGGYAFGVYLLAQICFAVMMGAVFMLARALVGAQQGVLAALLTLAIAAFSFPGLEFGPDVLARPLWALTLLHAWRVIGERQRGAWFALSIEIGLLFLTTAMAPVLLALLAIFALATSRGRAALRSIDPLYGALVIAVIALPYMIWLARNGAALPRPALLSLEAYAWQSGGLFGALMLSALGVVALVAANARIFDRKSEDAPAIFRPPVDPLARLFVVFFGALPPLLFTLASPVFGFDHVAGGEGVALMLIGLLAVILGGDLIYLRRQQVLRTIWLLALAAPVIVVLTTVFVQPWTDATEAQTSLPARAMGKFFADNYRLRTNRPLPAVAGDPQIASLIGLGAPTRPQVLFSNLGKTPWVDAATINTGGGLVVWRAHDTVGAPPEAIAKMFPGLAAEVPRTFDRLIEGRLEPLRIGWGVVRPVAPK, encoded by the coding sequence ATGCGCTTCACCTCCCTGATCGTCGAACTCGTCCGCGCCAAGCCGCGCTGGATTCTCTGGAGCGCCGTGCTCGCGCTGGCGCTGCTGTGGCTGTTGGTGCCGGCGGCGCTCTATCTCAGCCCGCCCGGCGACGCGCCGACCGTGCTGGCGTTCGGCCGCGAGTATCAGGTCGGCACCGCGCTCGGGCCGCCGCTGTCGTTCTGGCTCGCCGACATCGCGTTCCGTGCCGTCGGCGGTTACGCCTTCGGCGTGTATCTGCTGGCGCAGATCTGCTTCGCGGTGATGATGGGCGCGGTGTTCATGCTCGCGCGCGCGCTGGTCGGCGCGCAGCAGGGCGTGCTTGCGGCGCTGCTGACGCTGGCCATCGCGGCCTTCAGTTTTCCGGGACTGGAATTCGGCCCCGACGTGCTGGCGCGGCCGCTCTGGGCGCTGACGCTTCTGCATGCATGGCGGGTGATCGGCGAGCGGCAGCGCGGCGCGTGGTTCGCGCTGTCGATCGAGATCGGGCTGTTGTTCCTCACCACAGCGATGGCGCCGGTGCTGCTGGCTCTGCTCGCGATCTTCGCGCTGGCGACCTCGCGCGGGCGCGCGGCGTTGCGCTCGATCGATCCGTTATATGGCGCGCTGGTGATCGCGGTCATCGCGTTGCCCTATATGATCTGGCTGGCGCGCAACGGCGCGGCATTGCCTCGCCCCGCGCTCCTTTCGCTCGAGGCCTATGCGTGGCAGTCGGGCGGGCTGTTCGGCGCGCTCATGTTGTCGGCGCTCGGCGTCGTGGCGCTCGTTGCGGCGAACGCGCGCATCTTCGATCGCAAAAGCGAGGACGCACCCGCGATCTTCCGCCCGCCGGTCGATCCGCTGGCGCGGCTATTCGTGGTGTTCTTCGGAGCCTTGCCGCCGTTGTTGTTCACGCTGGCGTCGCCAGTCTTCGGGTTCGATCATGTCGCCGGGGGCGAGGGCGTCGCGCTGATGCTGATCGGCCTTCTCGCCGTCATCCTGGGAGGTGACCTGATTTACCTGCGCCGCCAGCAGGTGCTGCGCACGATCTGGCTGCTGGCGCTGGCCGCGCCCGTGATCGTGGTCCTGACGACGGTGTTCGTGCAGCCATGGACCGACGCCACGGAGGCGCAGACCTCGCTGCCCGCGCGCGCGATGGGAAAATTCTTCGCCGACAATTACAGGCTGCGGACCAACCGTCCGCTGCCAGCCGTCGCCGGCGATCCGCAGATCGCATCGCTGATCGGTCTCGGCGCGCCGACGCGGCCGCAGGTGCTGTTCTCGAATCTTGGCAAGACGCCGTGGGTGGACGCAGCCACCATCAACACCGGCGGCGGTCTTGTCGTCTGGCGCGCGCACGATACGGTCGGCGCGCCGCCGGAGGCGATTGCGAAAATGTTTCCCGGTCTTGCCGCCGAAGTGCCGCGCACCTTCGATCGCCTGATCGAGGGGCGGCTGGAGCCGTTGCGGATCGGCTGGGGCGTGGTGCGTCCGGTCGCTCCGAAATAG